A genomic region of Deltaproteobacteria bacterium contains the following coding sequences:
- the mazF gene encoding endoribonuclease MazF — translation MARRYVPARGDVIWITFKPQVGHEQSGRRPALVLTPSSYNGKVGLAILCPITSQIKGYPWEVVIPTGSKLAGAVLADQAKSLDWRFRKAEFFCKLPAETTAEVLDKLGTLLIDTN, via the coding sequence ATGGCTCGGCGCTACGTGCCCGCTCGTGGCGACGTGATCTGGATTACGTTCAAACCTCAAGTCGGGCACGAGCAATCCGGTCGTCGGCCGGCACTGGTCCTCACACCTTCCTCCTACAACGGCAAAGTCGGCCTCGCCATCCTCTGTCCGATCACGAGCCAAATAAAGGGGTACCCATGGGAAGTGGTGATACCTACGGGATCAAAACTAGCCGGCGCTGTGCTCGCTGATCAGGCAAAGAGTTTAGACTGGCGTTTTCGAAAAGCAGAATTCTTCTGCAAGCTGCCGGCGGAAACGACCGCGGAAGTTTTAGACAAGCTCGGCACGCTGTTGATAGACACAAATTAG
- a CDS encoding ABC transporter substrate-binding protein, producing the protein MLRMTLAAGHYDRTEAIRDGRVRAEGIDLTYIMLRVEEIFWRMAQHREFDASEFSLGGYVVRRGRGADDLIAIPVFPSRFFRQSCIFVHDGSGVRKPEDLRGKRVGVPEYQMTAAVWARGILADDYGVRAADVEWVQGGLEEPGRLPFEPAEPSGVKVGFAPADRSLAQMLGNGEIDALVTARTPSTFRRGSGTVRRLFEKPFEVERDYFRRTGIFPIMHTLVVKREILDANPWVAFTLFKAFSEAKDLAMADLTQTSALPLSLPFLVEHAYQTMDLMGEDFWPYGLENNRKTLGTFVRYMHEQGLIPETMAIETLFPDSTQRTFRV; encoded by the coding sequence ATGCTACGCATGACACTAGCCGCAGGGCACTATGATCGGACCGAAGCGATCCGCGATGGTCGGGTGCGCGCCGAGGGCATCGATTTGACCTACATTATGCTGCGCGTCGAGGAGATCTTCTGGCGCATGGCGCAGCACCGCGAGTTCGACGCCTCGGAGTTCTCTCTGGGCGGATATGTTGTACGCCGTGGGCGCGGCGCCGACGATCTCATCGCGATCCCGGTGTTTCCGTCGCGCTTCTTCCGGCAGTCGTGCATCTTCGTTCACGACGGCTCAGGCGTCCGCAAGCCAGAGGATCTTCGCGGCAAGCGCGTCGGTGTACCTGAGTATCAGATGACTGCCGCGGTGTGGGCGCGCGGCATTCTCGCTGACGACTACGGCGTGCGCGCAGCCGACGTTGAGTGGGTGCAAGGTGGGCTCGAAGAGCCCGGGCGCCTGCCTTTCGAGCCCGCCGAACCGTCGGGAGTCAAGGTTGGCTTCGCGCCGGCGGACCGCTCGCTGGCGCAAATGCTCGGGAACGGAGAAATCGACGCCCTGGTCACGGCTAGGACACCGTCGACGTTTCGTCGCGGCAGCGGAACTGTGCGGCGGCTCTTCGAGAAGCCGTTCGAGGTCGAGCGCGACTATTTCCGCCGCACTGGAATTTTTCCGATCATGCACACGCTGGTGGTCAAGAGAGAGATTCTCGATGCCAATCCCTGGGTCGCGTTCACGCTGTTCAAAGCTTTTTCGGAAGCGAAGGATTTAGCGATGGCCGATTTAACGCAGACCAGCGCGCTGCCTCTGAGTCTACCCTTCCTAGTGGAGCACGCCTACCAAACGATGGACCTGATGGGCGAGGACTTCTGGCCCTACGGCCTTGAAAACAATCGCAAGACGCTGGGAACCTTCGTGCGCTACATGCACGAGCAAGGACTCATCCCTGAAACGATGGCGATTGAAACGCTATTCCCTGATAGCACGCAGCGGACGTTTAGGGTGTGA
- a CDS encoding mandelate racemase/muconate lactonizing enzyme family protein, with product MAAMDQTITSIEPIALRIPLDIWAPPPMSQGTPRTHVEGLYVRVTTGGGVVGWGECFGTARPMVLAAFDSWIRRLAVGQSASDEQLIPRIERMLLSLSRSGPLAHALAGLDIALWDIRGKLAGVSVSTLLGGAKRKCVECYASLLQYSGNAEYIKRNTARALERGYRYIKLHEKTAPAVAAAREEIGPDIPLMVDTNCAWTPAEAEAAVTAMAPYKPYWVEEPIYPPEDFESLARLRTSTGVPMGIGENSTSLREFRRMVTVGKADFIQPAMVKLGITHMAQVAAEVEQAGAILVPNAFYIGPAFLAALHCMAAKEKNSPLERMFADFGATPFAKTVPVINGGVEVPEGPGLGADPEDELIARFRV from the coding sequence ATGGCGGCCATGGACCAGACCATCACTTCGATTGAACCGATTGCGCTGCGCATTCCGCTGGACATCTGGGCGCCGCCGCCGATGTCGCAAGGGACGCCGCGCACGCATGTGGAAGGTCTCTACGTGCGTGTGACGACCGGTGGTGGTGTGGTGGGCTGGGGGGAGTGCTTTGGAACGGCTCGCCCTATGGTTCTCGCCGCGTTCGACAGCTGGATCAGGCGTCTCGCGGTTGGCCAGAGCGCGTCCGATGAGCAACTTATTCCGCGCATCGAGCGCATGCTTTTGTCCTTGAGCCGCTCCGGTCCGCTGGCCCATGCGTTGGCGGGACTCGACATTGCATTGTGGGATATTCGCGGCAAGCTTGCCGGCGTTTCGGTATCGACGCTTCTCGGCGGCGCCAAGCGAAAGTGCGTCGAGTGCTATGCCTCGCTGCTGCAGTATTCCGGCAATGCAGAATACATCAAGCGCAACACCGCTCGCGCTCTCGAACGCGGTTATCGTTACATCAAGCTGCACGAGAAAACTGCGCCGGCCGTTGCTGCCGCACGCGAGGAGATCGGACCCGACATTCCTCTGATGGTCGATACCAACTGTGCTTGGACACCGGCCGAAGCCGAGGCGGCAGTGACGGCGATGGCGCCGTACAAGCCGTACTGGGTCGAGGAGCCGATCTATCCTCCAGAAGACTTTGAATCGCTGGCAAGGCTGCGCACGAGTACGGGCGTGCCCATGGGCATCGGCGAGAACTCTACCAGCCTGCGCGAATTTCGCCGCATGGTCACCGTCGGTAAAGCCGATTTCATTCAGCCCGCGATGGTCAAACTCGGCATAACCCACATGGCCCAAGTCGCCGCCGAGGTCGAGCAGGCGGGTGCCATCCTGGTACCGAATGCTTTTTATATTGGACCCGCTTTTCTCGCGGCGCTGCATTGCATGGCGGCGAAGGAAAAAAATTCTCCGCTCGAGCGGATGTTTGCCGACTTTGGCGCGACGCCGTTCGCCAAGACGGTGCCGGTAATTAACGGCGGTGTTGAAGTTCCAGAGGGGCCGGGGCTTGGCGCGGACCCGGAAGATGAGCTGATTGCACGGTTCAGAGTGTAG
- a CDS encoding ribbon-helix-helix protein, CopG family has protein sequence MKTLTVRLPEQLVSEIEHESRQRRCSKSDIVRERLQSIGRSTKRRPTPLDGIADLIGSVDGLPADLSARKKHYLRSKGYGQKRSS, from the coding sequence ATGAAGACTCTAACCGTCCGTTTACCAGAGCAACTGGTCTCGGAAATAGAGCATGAGTCGCGGCAACGGCGGTGTTCTAAGTCCGACATCGTCCGTGAACGCTTGCAGAGCATCGGCCGCTCGACCAAACGGCGGCCAACACCTTTAGATGGCATAGCGGATCTGATCGGCTCGGTAGACGGCCTGCCGGCTGATCTAAGCGCGAGAAAGAAGCACTATTTGAGATCGAAGGGCTATGGCCAGAAGCGTTCTAGTTGA
- a CDS encoding AbrB/MazE/SpoVT family DNA-binding domain-containing protein, producing MQVRVQKWGNSLAVRIPKPLAKDADVTEGTVLNLAVSDGKVVATPVQRKKLTLDQLLSRVTKKNRHAEIDTGKPVGREIW from the coding sequence ATGCAGGTTCGGGTTCAAAAATGGGGCAATAGTCTTGCGGTGCGAATTCCCAAGCCGCTTGCGAAAGATGCCGACGTAACCGAAGGAACAGTCCTGAACCTCGCCGTCTCGGATGGCAAAGTTGTCGCAACGCCTGTCCAACGAAAGAAGTTGACCCTCGATCAGCTTCTATCGAGAGTGACGAAAAAAAATCGCCACGCTGAGATTGATACCGGCAAACCGGTTGGACGCGAGATCTGGTGA
- a CDS encoding class II aldolase/adducin family protein, with the protein MATGTISDEERELRVNLAAGYRLADKYGMSELIYTHISLRVPGPTPAYLLNPHGLLFNQITASSLVKVGLDGKLVEPSEWPVNRAGVAIHGAILAARPDVNCVFHTHMPYTTAVSSLQCGLLPMSQPALRFQGQTAYHDYGRAATDPAECARLARDMGDKSVVLLRNHGGITTGKTVLEAFISSFYLEKACQFQILAQSAGVPLTMPADDIIAASGGRPAGDERAWPSLLRELDRDDPSYRD; encoded by the coding sequence ATGGCGACTGGAACCATTTCCGATGAAGAACGGGAGCTACGCGTTAACTTGGCCGCCGGCTACCGTCTCGCCGACAAGTACGGCATGTCCGAGCTGATCTACACCCATATTTCTCTGCGTGTGCCGGGGCCAACGCCAGCTTACTTGCTCAACCCGCACGGCCTGCTCTTCAACCAGATCACCGCGTCGAGCTTGGTGAAAGTCGGGCTTGACGGTAAGCTCGTGGAGCCCAGCGAATGGCCGGTGAATCGCGCCGGCGTCGCGATCCATGGCGCGATTTTGGCGGCGCGCCCGGATGTCAATTGCGTGTTCCACACCCACATGCCCTACACGACGGCGGTCTCGTCGCTGCAATGCGGGCTCTTGCCGATGTCGCAGCCGGCGCTGCGGTTTCAGGGGCAGACGGCGTATCACGACTATGGGCGGGCGGCGACGGATCCGGCCGAATGCGCGCGTCTGGCGCGGGACATGGGCGATAAATCGGTCGTGCTGCTGCGCAATCACGGTGGCATCACGACGGGCAAGACCGTGTTGGAGGCGTTCATCAGTTCTTTCTATCTTGAGAAGGCGTGTCAATTTCAGATCCTGGCGCAGTCAGCCGGTGTGCCGTTGACCATGCCTGCCGATGATATCATTGCCGCATCCGGCGGCCGCCCCGCCGGCGACGAGCGTGCTTGGCCGAGCCTCCTGCGCGAGCTTGACCGTGACGATCCTTCGTATCGGGACTAA
- a CDS encoding type II toxin-antitoxin system VapC family toxin, with product MARSVLVDAGFLVALLSRRDSHHKWAVAIAPDYSPPWRTCEAALSEAFFLLGSRGSRALGALLRRRAVVAAFTLDDEVESIVKLMRKYANVPMSLADACLVRMSETLSDPIILTTDSDFQIYRRHSRQTIPAVMPD from the coding sequence ATGGCCAGAAGCGTTCTAGTTGACGCCGGGTTTCTTGTGGCTTTGCTAAGCCGCCGCGACTCGCACCACAAATGGGCGGTCGCGATCGCGCCCGACTACTCGCCGCCGTGGCGCACCTGCGAGGCAGCGCTATCGGAAGCTTTCTTCTTGCTAGGATCGCGCGGATCGCGAGCGCTTGGCGCGTTACTTCGCCGTAGAGCTGTTGTCGCAGCGTTTACGCTGGACGACGAGGTGGAATCGATAGTCAAACTGATGCGGAAGTACGCCAATGTGCCCATGAGTCTGGCCGATGCGTGTCTCGTGCGCATGAGCGAAACATTGTCGGACCCGATTATTCTTACCACCGACTCCGATTTTCAAATCTATCGAAGGCACAGCCGACAAACCATTCCGGCCGTAATGCCGGATTGA
- a CDS encoding formylglycine-generating enzyme family protein, whose product MATNLRKLRVFTILFMFHAMIAAREIRAAAAVEPQGGKFAGMVMIPAGEFTMGREGGPRDEAPAHKLFLPAFYIDRNLVTARECARFIQEKGPTGPKGEMYLDVADPDVLVHNRDGKWLPKEGFENHPVGELSRYGAAAYCAWAGKRLPSEAEWEKAARGTDGRLYPWGNDMPRPDLAFIGGYRGQTVPVGRFPKGASPYGALDMAGQVWEWTRSVYRSYPYIPKDGREEAAPADTVVARGGHSASGPEGLTSTSREAVDAGRAATGHAYIGFRCVSDSQLVL is encoded by the coding sequence ATGGCTACGAACCTGCGCAAGCTAAGGGTTTTCACGATTTTGTTTATGTTCCATGCGATGATCGCTGCGCGGGAAATCCGCGCCGCCGCGGCGGTCGAGCCACAAGGGGGAAAGTTCGCTGGAATGGTCATGATCCCAGCCGGGGAGTTTACGATGGGGCGAGAGGGTGGTCCGAGAGACGAAGCGCCGGCGCACAAATTGTTTCTCCCCGCCTTCTACATCGATCGCAATCTGGTTACCGCTAGAGAGTGCGCGAGGTTCATTCAGGAAAAGGGTCCCACCGGGCCCAAGGGCGAAATGTATTTGGATGTCGCCGATCCCGACGTCCTGGTCCACAATCGAGACGGCAAATGGCTGCCCAAGGAAGGTTTTGAGAATCATCCCGTGGGAGAGCTGAGCCGCTACGGCGCCGCTGCCTATTGCGCGTGGGCCGGTAAGCGGCTTCCCAGCGAAGCGGAGTGGGAGAAAGCCGCGCGTGGCACCGACGGACGGCTCTATCCTTGGGGAAATGACATGCCTCGCCCTGACCTGGCTTTTATCGGCGGCTATCGCGGTCAAACCGTTCCGGTTGGGCGGTTTCCTAAAGGGGCAAGCCCCTACGGCGCTCTCGACATGGCGGGACAGGTTTGGGAATGGACCCGTTCGGTTTACAGATCCTATCCCTACATTCCAAAGGACGGACGCGAGGAGGCGGCACCCGCCGACACGGTGGTTGCCCGCGGCGGCCATTCAGCCAGCGGTCCCGAAGGGCTTACGTCGACATCGCGCGAAGCGGTTGACGCCGGTCGCGCCGCCACGGGCCATGCGTATATCGGATTTCGTTGTGTATCCGACTCGCAGCTGGTTTTGTAG
- a CDS encoding YgiT-type zinc finger protein, with translation MTIIERIRKKVRDGDYELTIPHFFEEMADDKLTFSDIENAIAKGRVRKKVYPRPSWYQIRNRWPRAGRQRNRHRLPIQDHRANYSSLRLIKLRCPMKKRTRKYDYGECEICNSKMVERRIKQDFWIRGKLVIIDNVPAGVCSQCGSKVVNAETGKRLATVLQSPKKWSKASVIRVPIVELRP, from the coding sequence TTGACGATCATTGAGCGAATCAGAAAGAAAGTCCGTGACGGTGACTATGAACTGACCATTCCTCATTTCTTTGAAGAAATGGCCGACGATAAACTAACGTTCAGTGACATCGAAAACGCGATTGCAAAAGGCCGTGTCAGGAAAAAAGTTTACCCGCGACCCTCGTGGTACCAGATACGAAATCGTTGGCCCCGCGCAGGACGACAGAGAAATCGCCATCGTTTGCCGATTCAAGACCACAGGGCAAACTACTCTTCGTTACGACTTATCAAGCTTAGGTGTCCTATGAAAAAGAGAACCCGGAAATACGACTACGGCGAATGCGAAATCTGCAACTCGAAGATGGTCGAGCGCCGAATCAAGCAAGATTTTTGGATTCGGGGCAAGTTGGTCATTATCGATAACGTGCCGGCTGGCGTCTGTTCTCAATGCGGCTCAAAAGTTGTCAATGCGGAAACCGGGAAACGCCTCGCTACTGTTTTGCAAAGCCCAAAGAAATGGTCGAAGGCATCAGTGATCAGAGTTCCCATCGTGGAGCTCCGCCCCTAA